The Chlorocebus sabaeus isolate Y175 chromosome 16, mChlSab1.0.hap1, whole genome shotgun sequence genome window below encodes:
- the DLG4 gene encoding disks large homolog 4 isoform X7, with product MSQRPRAPRSALWLLAPPLLRWAPPLLTVLHSDLFQALLDILDYYEASLSESQKYRYQDEDTPPLEHSPAHLPNQANSPPVIVNTDTLEAPGYVNGTEGEMEYEEITLERGNSGLGFSIAGGTDNPHIGDDPSIFITKIIPGGAAAQDGRLRVNDSILFVNEVDVREVTHSAAVEALKEAGSIVRLYVMRRKPPAEKVMEIKLIKGPKGLGFSIAGGVGNQHIPGDNSIYVTKIIEGGAAHKDGRLQIGDKILAVNSVGLEDVMHEDAVAALKNTYDVVYLKVAKPSNAYLSDSYAPPDITTSYSQHLDNEISHSSYLGTDYPTAMTPTSPRRYSPVAKDLLGEEDIPREPRRIVIHRGSTGLGFNIVGGEDGEGIFISFILAGGPADLSGELRKGDQILSVNGVDLRNASHEQAAIALKNAGQTVTIIAQYKPEEYSRFEAKIHDLREQLMNSSLGSGTASLRSNPKRGFYIRALFDYDKTKDCGFLSQALSFRFGDVLHVIDASDEEWWQARRVHSDSETDDIGFIPSKRRVERREWSRLKAKDWGSSSGSQGREDSVLSYETVTQMEVHYARPIIILGPTKDRANDDLLSEFPDKFGSCVPHTTRPKREYEIDGRDYHFVSSREKMEKDIQAHKFIEAGQYNSHLYGTSVQSVREVAEQGKHCILDVSANAVRRLQAAHLHPIAIFIRPRSLENVLEINKRITEEQARKAFDRATKLEQEFTECFSAIVEGDSFEEIYHKVKRVIEDLSGPYIWVPARERL from the exons AAATACCGCTACCAAGATGAAGACACGCCCCCTCTGGAGCACAGCCCGGCCCACCTCCCCAACCAG GCCAATTCTCCCCCTGTGATTGTCAACACAGATACCCTAGAAGCCCCAGGATAT GTGAACGGGACCGAGGGGGAGATGGAATACGAGGAAATCACATTGGAAAGG GGTAACTCAGGTCTGGGCTTCAGCATCGCAGGTGGCACTGACAACCCACACATCGGTGACGACCCGTCCATTTTCATCACCAAGATCATTCCTGGTGGGGCTGCGGCCCAGGATGGCCGCCTCAG GGTCAACGACAGCATCCTGTTTGTAAATGAAGTGGACGTGCGCGAGGTGACCCACTCGGCAGCGGTGGAGGCCCTCAAAGAGGCAGGCTCCATCGTTCGCCTCTATGTCATGCGCCGGAAGCCCCCAGCTGAGAAGGTCATGGAGATCAAGCTCATCAAGGGGCCTAAAG GTCTTGGCTTCAGCATCGCAGGGGGCGTAGGGAACCAGCACATCCCAGGAGATAATAGCATCTATGTAACAAAGATCATCGAAGGGGGTGCTGCCCACAAGGATGGGAGGTTGCAGATTGGAGACAAGATCCTGGCG GTCAACAGTGTGGGGCTAGAGGATGTCATGCATGAAGATGCTGTGGCAGCCCTGAAGAACACGTATGATGTTGTCTACCTAAAGGTGGCCAAGCCCAGCAATGCCTACCTGAGTGACAGCTATGCTCCCCCAGACATCACAACCT CTTATTCTCAGCACCTGGACAACGAGATCAGTCACAGCAGCTACCTGGGCACCGATTACCCCACAGCCATGACCCCCACTTCCCCTCGGCGCTACTCCCCAGTGGCCAAGGACCTGCTTGGGGAGGAAGACATTCCTCGAGAACCGAGGCGAATTGTGATCCACCGGGGCTCCACGGGCCTGGGCTTCAACATCGTGGGTGGCGAGGACGGTGAAGGCATCTTCATCTCCTTTATCCTGGCCGGGGGCCCTGCAGACCTCAGTGGGGAGCTGCGGAAGGGGGACCAGATCCTGTCG GTCAACGGTGTTGACCTCCGAAATGCCAGCCACGAGCAGGCCGCCATTGCCCTGAAGAACGCAGGTCAGACGGTCACGATCATCGCTCAGTATAAACCAGAAG AGTACAGCCGATTCGAGGCCAAGATCCACGACCTCCGGGAACAGCTCATGAACAGCAGCCTGGGCTCAGGGACTGCCTCCCTGCGGAGCAACCCCAAAAGGGGTTTCTACATCAG GGCCCTGTTTGATTACGACAAGACCAAGGACTGCGGCTTCCTGAGCCAGGCCCTGAGCTTCCGCTTTGGGGACGTGCTGCATGTCATCGATGCTAGTGAtgaggagtggtggcaggcacggCGGGTCCACTCTGACAGTGAGACCGACGACATTGGGTTCATCCCCAGCAAACGGCG GGTTGAGCGACGAGAGTGGTCAAGGTtaaaggccaag GACTGGGGCTCCAGCTCTGGATCACAGG gtcgaGAAGACTCGGTTCTGAGCTACGAGACAGTGACGCAGATGGAAG TGCACTATGCTCGCCCCATCATCATCCTTGGGCCCACCAAGGACCGCGCCAACGATGATCTTCTCTCCGAGTTCCCCGACAAGTTTGGATCCTGTGTTCCCC ATACGACACGGCCCAAGCGGGAGTATGAGATAGATGGCCGGGATTACCACTTCGTGTCATCTCGGGAGAAAATGGAGAAGGACATTCAGGCGCACAAGTTCATTGAGGCCGGCCAGTACAACAGCCACCTCTATGGGACCAGCGTTCAGTCCGTGCGAGAGGTGGCAGAGCAG GGGAAGCACTGCATCCTCGATGTCTCGGCCAATGCCGTGCGGCGGCTGCAGGCGGCCCACCTGCACCCCATCGCCATCTTCATTCGCCCCCGCTCCCTGGAGAATGTGCT AGAGATTAACAAGCGGATCACAGAGGAGCAAGCCCGCAAAGCCTTCGACAGAGCCACCAAGCTGGAGCAGGAGTTCACAGAGTGCTTCTCAG CCATCGTGGAGGGTGACAGCTTTGAGGAGATCTACCACAAGGTGAAGCGTGTCATCGAGGACCTCTCAGGCCCCTACATCTGGGTTCCAGCCCGAGAGAGACTCTGA
- the DLG4 gene encoding disks large homolog 4 isoform X2: MCLCVKYRYQDEDTPPLEHSPAHLPNQVNAPELVHVAERNLSHLEAGHGVVGHAHLSPFKANSPPVIVNTDTLEAPGYVNGTEGEMEYEEITLERGNSGLGFSIAGGTDNPHIGDDPSIFITKIIPGGAAAQDGRLRVNDSILFVNEVDVREVTHSAAVEALKEAGSIVRLYVMRRKPPAEKVMEIKLIKGPKGLGFSIAGGVGNQHIPGDNSIYVTKIIEGGAAHKDGRLQIGDKILAVNSVGLEDVMHEDAVAALKNTYDVVYLKVAKPSNAYLSDSYAPPDITTSYSQHLDNEISHSSYLGTDYPTAMTPTSPRRYSPVAKDLLGEEDIPREPRRIVIHRGSTGLGFNIVGGEDGEGIFISFILAGGPADLSGELRKGDQILSVNGVDLRNASHEQAAIALKNAGQTVTIIAQYKPEEYSRFEAKIHDLREQLMNSSLGSGTASLRSNPKRGFYIRALFDYDKTKDCGFLSQALSFRFGDVLHVIDASDEEWWQARRVHSDSETDDIGFIPSKRRVERREWSRLKAKDWGSSSGSQGREDSVLSYETVTQMEVHYARPIIILGPTKDRANDDLLSEFPDKFGSCVPHTTRPKREYEIDGRDYHFVSSREKMEKDIQAHKFIEAGQYNSHLYGTSVQSVREVAEQGKHCILDVSANAVRRLQAAHLHPIAIFIRPRSLENVLEINKRITEEQARKAFDRATKLEQEFTECFSAIVEGDSFEEIYHKVKRVIEDLSGPYIWVPARERL, translated from the exons ATGTGTCTCTGCGTG AAATACCGCTACCAAGATGAAGACACGCCCCCTCTGGAGCACAGCCCGGCCCACCTCCCCAACCAGGTAAACGCCCCCGAGCTGGTGCACGTGGCGGAGAGGAACTTGTCCCACCTCGAGGCTGGCCACGGGGTCGTGGGCCACGCCCACCTCTCCCCCTTCAAG GCCAATTCTCCCCCTGTGATTGTCAACACAGATACCCTAGAAGCCCCAGGATAT GTGAACGGGACCGAGGGGGAGATGGAATACGAGGAAATCACATTGGAAAGG GGTAACTCAGGTCTGGGCTTCAGCATCGCAGGTGGCACTGACAACCCACACATCGGTGACGACCCGTCCATTTTCATCACCAAGATCATTCCTGGTGGGGCTGCGGCCCAGGATGGCCGCCTCAG GGTCAACGACAGCATCCTGTTTGTAAATGAAGTGGACGTGCGCGAGGTGACCCACTCGGCAGCGGTGGAGGCCCTCAAAGAGGCAGGCTCCATCGTTCGCCTCTATGTCATGCGCCGGAAGCCCCCAGCTGAGAAGGTCATGGAGATCAAGCTCATCAAGGGGCCTAAAG GTCTTGGCTTCAGCATCGCAGGGGGCGTAGGGAACCAGCACATCCCAGGAGATAATAGCATCTATGTAACAAAGATCATCGAAGGGGGTGCTGCCCACAAGGATGGGAGGTTGCAGATTGGAGACAAGATCCTGGCG GTCAACAGTGTGGGGCTAGAGGATGTCATGCATGAAGATGCTGTGGCAGCCCTGAAGAACACGTATGATGTTGTCTACCTAAAGGTGGCCAAGCCCAGCAATGCCTACCTGAGTGACAGCTATGCTCCCCCAGACATCACAACCT CTTATTCTCAGCACCTGGACAACGAGATCAGTCACAGCAGCTACCTGGGCACCGATTACCCCACAGCCATGACCCCCACTTCCCCTCGGCGCTACTCCCCAGTGGCCAAGGACCTGCTTGGGGAGGAAGACATTCCTCGAGAACCGAGGCGAATTGTGATCCACCGGGGCTCCACGGGCCTGGGCTTCAACATCGTGGGTGGCGAGGACGGTGAAGGCATCTTCATCTCCTTTATCCTGGCCGGGGGCCCTGCAGACCTCAGTGGGGAGCTGCGGAAGGGGGACCAGATCCTGTCG GTCAACGGTGTTGACCTCCGAAATGCCAGCCACGAGCAGGCCGCCATTGCCCTGAAGAACGCAGGTCAGACGGTCACGATCATCGCTCAGTATAAACCAGAAG AGTACAGCCGATTCGAGGCCAAGATCCACGACCTCCGGGAACAGCTCATGAACAGCAGCCTGGGCTCAGGGACTGCCTCCCTGCGGAGCAACCCCAAAAGGGGTTTCTACATCAG GGCCCTGTTTGATTACGACAAGACCAAGGACTGCGGCTTCCTGAGCCAGGCCCTGAGCTTCCGCTTTGGGGACGTGCTGCATGTCATCGATGCTAGTGAtgaggagtggtggcaggcacggCGGGTCCACTCTGACAGTGAGACCGACGACATTGGGTTCATCCCCAGCAAACGGCG GGTTGAGCGACGAGAGTGGTCAAGGTtaaaggccaag GACTGGGGCTCCAGCTCTGGATCACAGG gtcgaGAAGACTCGGTTCTGAGCTACGAGACAGTGACGCAGATGGAAG TGCACTATGCTCGCCCCATCATCATCCTTGGGCCCACCAAGGACCGCGCCAACGATGATCTTCTCTCCGAGTTCCCCGACAAGTTTGGATCCTGTGTTCCCC ATACGACACGGCCCAAGCGGGAGTATGAGATAGATGGCCGGGATTACCACTTCGTGTCATCTCGGGAGAAAATGGAGAAGGACATTCAGGCGCACAAGTTCATTGAGGCCGGCCAGTACAACAGCCACCTCTATGGGACCAGCGTTCAGTCCGTGCGAGAGGTGGCAGAGCAG GGGAAGCACTGCATCCTCGATGTCTCGGCCAATGCCGTGCGGCGGCTGCAGGCGGCCCACCTGCACCCCATCGCCATCTTCATTCGCCCCCGCTCCCTGGAGAATGTGCT AGAGATTAACAAGCGGATCACAGAGGAGCAAGCCCGCAAAGCCTTCGACAGAGCCACCAAGCTGGAGCAGGAGTTCACAGAGTGCTTCTCAG CCATCGTGGAGGGTGACAGCTTTGAGGAGATCTACCACAAGGTGAAGCGTGTCATCGAGGACCTCTCAGGCCCCTACATCTGGGTTCCAGCCCGAGAGAGACTCTGA
- the DLG4 gene encoding disks large homolog 4 isoform X3 has translation MDCLCIVTTKKYRYQDEDTPPLEHSPAHLPNQVNAPELVHVAERNLSHLEAGHGVVGHAHLSPFKANSPPVIVNTDTLEAPGYELQVNGTEGEMEYEEITLERGNSGLGFSIAGGTDNPHIGDDPSIFITKIIPGGAAAQDGRLRVNDSILFVNEVDVREVTHSAAVEALKEAGSIVRLYVMRRKPPAEKVMEIKLIKGPKGLGFSIAGGVGNQHIPGDNSIYVTKIIEGGAAHKDGRLQIGDKILAVNSVGLEDVMHEDAVAALKNTYDVVYLKVAKPSNAYLSDSYAPPDITTSYSQHLDNEISHSSYLGTDYPTAMTPTSPRRYSPVAKDLLGEEDIPREPRRIVIHRGSTGLGFNIVGGEDGEGIFISFILAGGPADLSGELRKGDQILSVNGVDLRNASHEQAAIALKNAGQTVTIIAQYKPEEYSRFEAKIHDLREQLMNSSLGSGTASLRSNPKRGFYIRALFDYDKTKDCGFLSQALSFRFGDVLHVIDASDEEWWQARRVHSDSETDDIGFIPSKRRVERREWSRLKAKDWGSSSGSQGREDSVLSYETVTQMEVHYARPIIILGPTKDRANDDLLSEFPDKFGSCVPHTTRPKREYEIDGRDYHFVSSREKMEKDIQAHKFIEAGQYNSHLYGTSVQSVREVAEQGKHCILDVSANAVRRLQAAHLHPIAIFIRPRSLENVLEINKRITEEQARKAFDRATKLEQEFTECFSAIVEGDSFEEIYHKVKRVIEDLSGPYIWVPARERL, from the exons AAATACCGCTACCAAGATGAAGACACGCCCCCTCTGGAGCACAGCCCGGCCCACCTCCCCAACCAGGTAAACGCCCCCGAGCTGGTGCACGTGGCGGAGAGGAACTTGTCCCACCTCGAGGCTGGCCACGGGGTCGTGGGCCACGCCCACCTCTCCCCCTTCAAG GCCAATTCTCCCCCTGTGATTGTCAACACAGATACCCTAGAAGCCCCAGGATATG AGTTGCAGGTGAACGGGACCGAGGGGGAGATGGAATACGAGGAAATCACATTGGAAAGG GGTAACTCAGGTCTGGGCTTCAGCATCGCAGGTGGCACTGACAACCCACACATCGGTGACGACCCGTCCATTTTCATCACCAAGATCATTCCTGGTGGGGCTGCGGCCCAGGATGGCCGCCTCAG GGTCAACGACAGCATCCTGTTTGTAAATGAAGTGGACGTGCGCGAGGTGACCCACTCGGCAGCGGTGGAGGCCCTCAAAGAGGCAGGCTCCATCGTTCGCCTCTATGTCATGCGCCGGAAGCCCCCAGCTGAGAAGGTCATGGAGATCAAGCTCATCAAGGGGCCTAAAG GTCTTGGCTTCAGCATCGCAGGGGGCGTAGGGAACCAGCACATCCCAGGAGATAATAGCATCTATGTAACAAAGATCATCGAAGGGGGTGCTGCCCACAAGGATGGGAGGTTGCAGATTGGAGACAAGATCCTGGCG GTCAACAGTGTGGGGCTAGAGGATGTCATGCATGAAGATGCTGTGGCAGCCCTGAAGAACACGTATGATGTTGTCTACCTAAAGGTGGCCAAGCCCAGCAATGCCTACCTGAGTGACAGCTATGCTCCCCCAGACATCACAACCT CTTATTCTCAGCACCTGGACAACGAGATCAGTCACAGCAGCTACCTGGGCACCGATTACCCCACAGCCATGACCCCCACTTCCCCTCGGCGCTACTCCCCAGTGGCCAAGGACCTGCTTGGGGAGGAAGACATTCCTCGAGAACCGAGGCGAATTGTGATCCACCGGGGCTCCACGGGCCTGGGCTTCAACATCGTGGGTGGCGAGGACGGTGAAGGCATCTTCATCTCCTTTATCCTGGCCGGGGGCCCTGCAGACCTCAGTGGGGAGCTGCGGAAGGGGGACCAGATCCTGTCG GTCAACGGTGTTGACCTCCGAAATGCCAGCCACGAGCAGGCCGCCATTGCCCTGAAGAACGCAGGTCAGACGGTCACGATCATCGCTCAGTATAAACCAGAAG AGTACAGCCGATTCGAGGCCAAGATCCACGACCTCCGGGAACAGCTCATGAACAGCAGCCTGGGCTCAGGGACTGCCTCCCTGCGGAGCAACCCCAAAAGGGGTTTCTACATCAG GGCCCTGTTTGATTACGACAAGACCAAGGACTGCGGCTTCCTGAGCCAGGCCCTGAGCTTCCGCTTTGGGGACGTGCTGCATGTCATCGATGCTAGTGAtgaggagtggtggcaggcacggCGGGTCCACTCTGACAGTGAGACCGACGACATTGGGTTCATCCCCAGCAAACGGCG GGTTGAGCGACGAGAGTGGTCAAGGTtaaaggccaag GACTGGGGCTCCAGCTCTGGATCACAGG gtcgaGAAGACTCGGTTCTGAGCTACGAGACAGTGACGCAGATGGAAG TGCACTATGCTCGCCCCATCATCATCCTTGGGCCCACCAAGGACCGCGCCAACGATGATCTTCTCTCCGAGTTCCCCGACAAGTTTGGATCCTGTGTTCCCC ATACGACACGGCCCAAGCGGGAGTATGAGATAGATGGCCGGGATTACCACTTCGTGTCATCTCGGGAGAAAATGGAGAAGGACATTCAGGCGCACAAGTTCATTGAGGCCGGCCAGTACAACAGCCACCTCTATGGGACCAGCGTTCAGTCCGTGCGAGAGGTGGCAGAGCAG GGGAAGCACTGCATCCTCGATGTCTCGGCCAATGCCGTGCGGCGGCTGCAGGCGGCCCACCTGCACCCCATCGCCATCTTCATTCGCCCCCGCTCCCTGGAGAATGTGCT AGAGATTAACAAGCGGATCACAGAGGAGCAAGCCCGCAAAGCCTTCGACAGAGCCACCAAGCTGGAGCAGGAGTTCACAGAGTGCTTCTCAG CCATCGTGGAGGGTGACAGCTTTGAGGAGATCTACCACAAGGTGAAGCGTGTCATCGAGGACCTCTCAGGCCCCTACATCTGGGTTCCAGCCCGAGAGAGACTCTGA
- the DLG4 gene encoding disks large homolog 4 isoform X4 — protein MDCLCIVTTKKYRYQDEDTPPLEHSPAHLPNQANSPPVIVNTDTLEAPGYELQVNGTEGEMEYEEITLERGNSGLGFSIAGGTDNPHIGDDPSIFITKIIPGGAAAQDGRLRVNDSILFVNEVDVREVTHSAAVEALKEAGSIVRLYVMRRKPPAEKVMEIKLIKGPKGLGFSIAGGVGNQHIPGDNSIYVTKIIEGGAAHKDGRLQIGDKILAVNSVGLEDVMHEDAVAALKNTYDVVYLKVAKPSNAYLSDSYAPPDITTSYSQHLDNEISHSSYLGTDYPTAMTPTSPRRYSPVAKDLLGEEDIPREPRRIVIHRGSTGLGFNIVGGEDGEGIFISFILAGGPADLSGELRKGDQILSVNGVDLRNASHEQAAIALKNAGQTVTIIAQYKPEEYSRFEAKIHDLREQLMNSSLGSGTASLRSNPKRGFYIRALFDYDKTKDCGFLSQALSFRFGDVLHVIDASDEEWWQARRVHSDSETDDIGFIPSKRRVERREWSRLKAKDWGSSSGSQGREDSVLSYETVTQMEVHYARPIIILGPTKDRANDDLLSEFPDKFGSCVPHTTRPKREYEIDGRDYHFVSSREKMEKDIQAHKFIEAGQYNSHLYGTSVQSVREVAEQGKHCILDVSANAVRRLQAAHLHPIAIFIRPRSLENVLEINKRITEEQARKAFDRATKLEQEFTECFSAIVEGDSFEEIYHKVKRVIEDLSGPYIWVPARERL, from the exons AAATACCGCTACCAAGATGAAGACACGCCCCCTCTGGAGCACAGCCCGGCCCACCTCCCCAACCAG GCCAATTCTCCCCCTGTGATTGTCAACACAGATACCCTAGAAGCCCCAGGATATG AGTTGCAGGTGAACGGGACCGAGGGGGAGATGGAATACGAGGAAATCACATTGGAAAGG GGTAACTCAGGTCTGGGCTTCAGCATCGCAGGTGGCACTGACAACCCACACATCGGTGACGACCCGTCCATTTTCATCACCAAGATCATTCCTGGTGGGGCTGCGGCCCAGGATGGCCGCCTCAG GGTCAACGACAGCATCCTGTTTGTAAATGAAGTGGACGTGCGCGAGGTGACCCACTCGGCAGCGGTGGAGGCCCTCAAAGAGGCAGGCTCCATCGTTCGCCTCTATGTCATGCGCCGGAAGCCCCCAGCTGAGAAGGTCATGGAGATCAAGCTCATCAAGGGGCCTAAAG GTCTTGGCTTCAGCATCGCAGGGGGCGTAGGGAACCAGCACATCCCAGGAGATAATAGCATCTATGTAACAAAGATCATCGAAGGGGGTGCTGCCCACAAGGATGGGAGGTTGCAGATTGGAGACAAGATCCTGGCG GTCAACAGTGTGGGGCTAGAGGATGTCATGCATGAAGATGCTGTGGCAGCCCTGAAGAACACGTATGATGTTGTCTACCTAAAGGTGGCCAAGCCCAGCAATGCCTACCTGAGTGACAGCTATGCTCCCCCAGACATCACAACCT CTTATTCTCAGCACCTGGACAACGAGATCAGTCACAGCAGCTACCTGGGCACCGATTACCCCACAGCCATGACCCCCACTTCCCCTCGGCGCTACTCCCCAGTGGCCAAGGACCTGCTTGGGGAGGAAGACATTCCTCGAGAACCGAGGCGAATTGTGATCCACCGGGGCTCCACGGGCCTGGGCTTCAACATCGTGGGTGGCGAGGACGGTGAAGGCATCTTCATCTCCTTTATCCTGGCCGGGGGCCCTGCAGACCTCAGTGGGGAGCTGCGGAAGGGGGACCAGATCCTGTCG GTCAACGGTGTTGACCTCCGAAATGCCAGCCACGAGCAGGCCGCCATTGCCCTGAAGAACGCAGGTCAGACGGTCACGATCATCGCTCAGTATAAACCAGAAG AGTACAGCCGATTCGAGGCCAAGATCCACGACCTCCGGGAACAGCTCATGAACAGCAGCCTGGGCTCAGGGACTGCCTCCCTGCGGAGCAACCCCAAAAGGGGTTTCTACATCAG GGCCCTGTTTGATTACGACAAGACCAAGGACTGCGGCTTCCTGAGCCAGGCCCTGAGCTTCCGCTTTGGGGACGTGCTGCATGTCATCGATGCTAGTGAtgaggagtggtggcaggcacggCGGGTCCACTCTGACAGTGAGACCGACGACATTGGGTTCATCCCCAGCAAACGGCG GGTTGAGCGACGAGAGTGGTCAAGGTtaaaggccaag GACTGGGGCTCCAGCTCTGGATCACAGG gtcgaGAAGACTCGGTTCTGAGCTACGAGACAGTGACGCAGATGGAAG TGCACTATGCTCGCCCCATCATCATCCTTGGGCCCACCAAGGACCGCGCCAACGATGATCTTCTCTCCGAGTTCCCCGACAAGTTTGGATCCTGTGTTCCCC ATACGACACGGCCCAAGCGGGAGTATGAGATAGATGGCCGGGATTACCACTTCGTGTCATCTCGGGAGAAAATGGAGAAGGACATTCAGGCGCACAAGTTCATTGAGGCCGGCCAGTACAACAGCCACCTCTATGGGACCAGCGTTCAGTCCGTGCGAGAGGTGGCAGAGCAG GGGAAGCACTGCATCCTCGATGTCTCGGCCAATGCCGTGCGGCGGCTGCAGGCGGCCCACCTGCACCCCATCGCCATCTTCATTCGCCCCCGCTCCCTGGAGAATGTGCT AGAGATTAACAAGCGGATCACAGAGGAGCAAGCCCGCAAAGCCTTCGACAGAGCCACCAAGCTGGAGCAGGAGTTCACAGAGTGCTTCTCAG CCATCGTGGAGGGTGACAGCTTTGAGGAGATCTACCACAAGGTGAAGCGTGTCATCGAGGACCTCTCAGGCCCCTACATCTGGGTTCCAGCCCGAGAGAGACTCTGA
- the DLG4 gene encoding disks large homolog 4 isoform X5, translating into MDCLCIVTTKKYRYQDEDTPPLEHSPAHLPNQANSPPVIVNTDTLEAPGYVNGTEGEMEYEEITLERGNSGLGFSIAGGTDNPHIGDDPSIFITKIIPGGAAAQDGRLRVNDSILFVNEVDVREVTHSAAVEALKEAGSIVRLYVMRRKPPAEKVMEIKLIKGPKGLGFSIAGGVGNQHIPGDNSIYVTKIIEGGAAHKDGRLQIGDKILAVNSVGLEDVMHEDAVAALKNTYDVVYLKVAKPSNAYLSDSYAPPDITTSYSQHLDNEISHSSYLGTDYPTAMTPTSPRRYSPVAKDLLGEEDIPREPRRIVIHRGSTGLGFNIVGGEDGEGIFISFILAGGPADLSGELRKGDQILSVNGVDLRNASHEQAAIALKNAGQTVTIIAQYKPEEYSRFEAKIHDLREQLMNSSLGSGTASLRSNPKRGFYIRALFDYDKTKDCGFLSQALSFRFGDVLHVIDASDEEWWQARRVHSDSETDDIGFIPSKRRVERREWSRLKAKDWGSSSGSQGREDSVLSYETVTQMEVHYARPIIILGPTKDRANDDLLSEFPDKFGSCVPHTTRPKREYEIDGRDYHFVSSREKMEKDIQAHKFIEAGQYNSHLYGTSVQSVREVAEQGKHCILDVSANAVRRLQAAHLHPIAIFIRPRSLENVLEINKRITEEQARKAFDRATKLEQEFTECFSAIVEGDSFEEIYHKVKRVIEDLSGPYIWVPARERL; encoded by the exons AAATACCGCTACCAAGATGAAGACACGCCCCCTCTGGAGCACAGCCCGGCCCACCTCCCCAACCAG GCCAATTCTCCCCCTGTGATTGTCAACACAGATACCCTAGAAGCCCCAGGATAT GTGAACGGGACCGAGGGGGAGATGGAATACGAGGAAATCACATTGGAAAGG GGTAACTCAGGTCTGGGCTTCAGCATCGCAGGTGGCACTGACAACCCACACATCGGTGACGACCCGTCCATTTTCATCACCAAGATCATTCCTGGTGGGGCTGCGGCCCAGGATGGCCGCCTCAG GGTCAACGACAGCATCCTGTTTGTAAATGAAGTGGACGTGCGCGAGGTGACCCACTCGGCAGCGGTGGAGGCCCTCAAAGAGGCAGGCTCCATCGTTCGCCTCTATGTCATGCGCCGGAAGCCCCCAGCTGAGAAGGTCATGGAGATCAAGCTCATCAAGGGGCCTAAAG GTCTTGGCTTCAGCATCGCAGGGGGCGTAGGGAACCAGCACATCCCAGGAGATAATAGCATCTATGTAACAAAGATCATCGAAGGGGGTGCTGCCCACAAGGATGGGAGGTTGCAGATTGGAGACAAGATCCTGGCG GTCAACAGTGTGGGGCTAGAGGATGTCATGCATGAAGATGCTGTGGCAGCCCTGAAGAACACGTATGATGTTGTCTACCTAAAGGTGGCCAAGCCCAGCAATGCCTACCTGAGTGACAGCTATGCTCCCCCAGACATCACAACCT CTTATTCTCAGCACCTGGACAACGAGATCAGTCACAGCAGCTACCTGGGCACCGATTACCCCACAGCCATGACCCCCACTTCCCCTCGGCGCTACTCCCCAGTGGCCAAGGACCTGCTTGGGGAGGAAGACATTCCTCGAGAACCGAGGCGAATTGTGATCCACCGGGGCTCCACGGGCCTGGGCTTCAACATCGTGGGTGGCGAGGACGGTGAAGGCATCTTCATCTCCTTTATCCTGGCCGGGGGCCCTGCAGACCTCAGTGGGGAGCTGCGGAAGGGGGACCAGATCCTGTCG GTCAACGGTGTTGACCTCCGAAATGCCAGCCACGAGCAGGCCGCCATTGCCCTGAAGAACGCAGGTCAGACGGTCACGATCATCGCTCAGTATAAACCAGAAG AGTACAGCCGATTCGAGGCCAAGATCCACGACCTCCGGGAACAGCTCATGAACAGCAGCCTGGGCTCAGGGACTGCCTCCCTGCGGAGCAACCCCAAAAGGGGTTTCTACATCAG GGCCCTGTTTGATTACGACAAGACCAAGGACTGCGGCTTCCTGAGCCAGGCCCTGAGCTTCCGCTTTGGGGACGTGCTGCATGTCATCGATGCTAGTGAtgaggagtggtggcaggcacggCGGGTCCACTCTGACAGTGAGACCGACGACATTGGGTTCATCCCCAGCAAACGGCG GGTTGAGCGACGAGAGTGGTCAAGGTtaaaggccaag GACTGGGGCTCCAGCTCTGGATCACAGG gtcgaGAAGACTCGGTTCTGAGCTACGAGACAGTGACGCAGATGGAAG TGCACTATGCTCGCCCCATCATCATCCTTGGGCCCACCAAGGACCGCGCCAACGATGATCTTCTCTCCGAGTTCCCCGACAAGTTTGGATCCTGTGTTCCCC ATACGACACGGCCCAAGCGGGAGTATGAGATAGATGGCCGGGATTACCACTTCGTGTCATCTCGGGAGAAAATGGAGAAGGACATTCAGGCGCACAAGTTCATTGAGGCCGGCCAGTACAACAGCCACCTCTATGGGACCAGCGTTCAGTCCGTGCGAGAGGTGGCAGAGCAG GGGAAGCACTGCATCCTCGATGTCTCGGCCAATGCCGTGCGGCGGCTGCAGGCGGCCCACCTGCACCCCATCGCCATCTTCATTCGCCCCCGCTCCCTGGAGAATGTGCT AGAGATTAACAAGCGGATCACAGAGGAGCAAGCCCGCAAAGCCTTCGACAGAGCCACCAAGCTGGAGCAGGAGTTCACAGAGTGCTTCTCAG CCATCGTGGAGGGTGACAGCTTTGAGGAGATCTACCACAAGGTGAAGCGTGTCATCGAGGACCTCTCAGGCCCCTACATCTGGGTTCCAGCCCGAGAGAGACTCTGA